Genomic window (Vibrio coralliirubri):
AGTACCAATCTCACTGCTTGTGGTCGATGAAGCTCACTGTATTTCAGAATGGGGACACAACTTCAGACCAGATTACCTGAAGCTTCCTCAATACCAAAAGCAGCTCAATATTCCTCAGGTTCTGCTACTGACAGCCACTGCGACCACATCGGTTATCCAAGATATGAAGTCAAAGTTTGAAATTGATGAGGAGCGCGTTGTGGTTACGGGCTTCTATCGTCAAAACCTCGATCTGTCGATTCAACCTTGTGAACAAACCAGCAAGTTAGAAACCTTGTGCAATGTGGTTAACCAAGCTTCTCTCGCTCCTACTATTGTTTATGTCACACTCCAACAAACAGCAGAGATGGTAGCTCAGCAACTTCGTAACGCTGGCGTTAATGCAGTGGCTTACCATGCGGGTCTCAAGCCTGAAAATAGAGATGCTATTCAACATCAATTCATGAATGATGAAGTGAGTTGTATCGTGGCAACCATTGCGTTTGGTATGGGCGTGGATAAGTCCAATATTCGCCGAGTTATTCACTTTGACTTACCAAAATCGATCGAAAACTACTCGCAAGAGATCGGCAGGGCTGGTCGAGATGGGCAAGCGTCTGAATGTATTCTACTCGCTAACAAACATGGTTTGAGCACACTCGAGAACTTCGTTTTTGGTGATACGCCAGACAACATATCGATCCAAGCGGTATTAAAAGAGATTTACGAAAGTCAAAACATTGGCGCTTCAGGCTCGAATCAATGGGAGCTCATGCTTAATCAACTATCACGTGAATCCAACATTCGTCAGTTACCGCTAAAAACACTGTTGGTATATCTGGAAATTGAAGGCGTGATTGAACCCAAGTACAGCTACTTCGCAGACTACAAATTTAAGTTCATTCGTCCAAAACAACAAATCACCGAACAGTTCCAAAATGAACGCCGTCAGTTTGTAGAAGCGATCTTCCAATGTTCACCTCAGGCAAGAGTGTGGTGCCAAGTCGACTTCGATGCGCTTTGGACACACTTCCAAGCCGATCGTCAGCGTGTGATTGCGGCTATCGACTACTTCAATGAAC
Coding sequences:
- a CDS encoding RecQ family ATP-dependent DNA helicase — encoded protein: MIEQKLKQVFGFDSLRNGQKQVIDNVLSGHSTAAIFPTGSGKSLCYQLPALELPHLTLVISPLLALMKDQLAFLHSKGISAAAIESSQDRQTTQQVMQSVRNGDTKILMISVERLKNERFRQFISQVPISLLVVDEAHCISEWGHNFRPDYLKLPQYQKQLNIPQVLLLTATATTSVIQDMKSKFEIDEERVVVTGFYRQNLDLSIQPCEQTSKLETLCNVVNQASLAPTIVYVTLQQTAEMVAQQLRNAGVNAVAYHAGLKPENRDAIQHQFMNDEVSCIVATIAFGMGVDKSNIRRVIHFDLPKSIENYSQEIGRAGRDGQASECILLANKHGLSTLENFVFGDTPDNISIQAVLKEIYESQNIGASGSNQWELMLNQLSRESNIRQLPLKTLLVYLEIEGVIEPKYSYFADYKFKFIRPKQQITEQFQNERRQFVEAIFQCSPQARVWCQVDFDALWTHFQADRQRVIAAIDYFNEQGWIELESKQITDVYAIHNTSEDMMQLSERLTELFKAKEHSEINRLNQMLNFFEADTCLSSRLASYFADDKAPTNCGHCSVCRGEVAILPTVDVDPVDDETVMTWIHEFISNSQQLITDEAITRFLCGIATPLSTKLKASKMVGYGKLEQQPFSDTLARVKQLPR